The following coding sequences are from one Streptosporangiales bacterium window:
- a CDS encoding transcriptional regulator, with protein MHQRSRYRSDNCSIGRTLTVVGERWTLLILREAFYGVRRFEDLQRNLGVARNVLAVRLQTLVEHDLLVRHPYRKTGHRERFEYRLTEKGRDLFPALVALMQWGDRYLADDSGPAVVVTHQDCGAVVSAELTCEAGHGGLSARDTEPRPGPGAVLEDVV; from the coding sequence ATGCATCAGAGATCTCGCTACCGCAGCGACAACTGCTCCATCGGGCGCACCCTGACCGTCGTCGGTGAACGCTGGACGCTGCTCATCCTGCGGGAGGCGTTCTACGGCGTCCGGCGTTTCGAGGACCTGCAGCGCAACCTCGGCGTGGCCCGCAACGTCCTCGCGGTCCGGCTGCAGACCCTGGTCGAGCATGACCTACTCGTGCGGCACCCGTACCGGAAGACAGGGCACCGCGAGCGCTTCGAGTACCGGCTCACCGAGAAGGGGCGCGACCTGTTCCCTGCGCTGGTCGCGCTGATGCAGTGGGGCGACCGATACCTGGCCGACGACAGCGGGCCCGCCGTCGTCGTCACGCACCAGGACTGCGGTGCGGTCGTGAGCGCCGAGCTGACCTGCGAGGCGGGACACGGCGGCCTGAGCGCACGGGACACCGAGCCCCGCCCAGGACCCGGCGCGGTGCTGGAAGACGTGGTCTGA
- a CDS encoding Tautomerase enzyme, which translates to MPMLDAYIPEGALSAEAERNLLTELTTILLTWEGADPRNAAARSIAWVFLHRPTAVLVGGEATGEPRYKIVATVPEGQLDDERRGGMVAAVTDAVLKAEGATRKRDALRVWVFTQEVPDGSWGAGGRIQRLADIAGFVLGDEAAGEAHARAQLSAARS; encoded by the coding sequence ATGCCGATGCTCGACGCGTACATCCCCGAGGGCGCACTCTCCGCCGAAGCGGAACGGAATCTGCTCACCGAGCTCACGACGATCCTGTTGACCTGGGAAGGCGCCGATCCGCGGAACGCGGCGGCGCGGTCGATCGCATGGGTCTTCCTGCACCGGCCCACGGCGGTCCTCGTCGGCGGCGAGGCGACCGGCGAACCGCGGTACAAGATCGTCGCCACGGTGCCGGAAGGACAACTCGACGACGAGCGGCGAGGGGGCATGGTCGCGGCCGTCACCGACGCGGTCCTGAAGGCCGAGGGTGCCACGCGGAAGCGCGACGCCCTGCGCGTCTGGGTCTTCACCCAGGAGGTCCCGGACGGCAGCTGGGGCGCCGGCGGTCGGATCCAACGGCTTGCCGACATCGCGGGTTTCGTCCTGGGCGACGAAGCGGCCGGCGAGGCACACGCCAGGGCGCAGCTGAGCGCCGCGCGCTCCTGA
- a CDS encoding TSUP family transporter codes for MELTPYLLASLALAAGSCLQCSLGFGLGLLCAPLLALLDPDLVPGPLLLIAVVLTSVLAFAGRRSLEFRELGWAMVSRVPGTVLGVTILIVLPTRGLEAFFGVTVLVAVLLSVLGLRPVISRPTLIGAGAVSGVMGTAVSTGAAPVAWLMQSWHGEGLRANLSTFFFAGTALSVAGLAVTGQIGTAEVRTAALLLPGIAVGALASRWAVRVLDPRRTRVAVLVISGLASVALLVRAILG; via the coding sequence ATGGAGCTGACGCCTTACCTCCTCGCCTCCCTCGCCCTCGCCGCCGGCTCCTGCCTGCAGTGCAGCCTCGGCTTCGGACTCGGCCTGCTCTGCGCCCCCCTGCTGGCGCTGCTCGACCCCGACCTCGTCCCCGGCCCGCTGCTCCTCATCGCCGTCGTGCTGACGAGCGTGCTCGCGTTCGCCGGCCGCCGGTCGCTGGAGTTCCGCGAGCTCGGCTGGGCGATGGTCAGCCGGGTACCCGGCACGGTGCTCGGCGTCACCATCCTGATCGTCCTGCCGACCCGCGGCCTGGAGGCGTTCTTCGGCGTCACCGTGCTCGTCGCCGTCCTGCTGTCAGTGCTCGGCCTGCGCCCGGTGATCTCCCGTCCCACGCTGATCGGGGCCGGCGCGGTCTCCGGCGTGATGGGCACCGCCGTCTCGACGGGCGCGGCGCCGGTGGCATGGCTCATGCAGTCGTGGCACGGCGAAGGGCTGCGCGCGAACCTCTCCACGTTCTTCTTCGCCGGCACAGCGCTCTCGGTGGCCGGGCTCGCCGTGACCGGGCAGATCGGCACCGCCGAGGTGCGTACCGCCGCGCTGCTGCTCCCCGGCATCGCGGTCGGCGCCCTCGCGTCGCGCTGGGCCGTCCGGGTGCTCGACCCGCGACGCACCCGCGTCGCCGTGCTCGTGATCTCGGGCCTGGCGAGCGTCGCCCTGCTCGTCCGCGCGATCCTCGGCTGA
- a CDS encoding LLM class flavin-dependent oxidoreductase: protein MCFPRTFPPALVHDFARLLDDGGADELWVIEDVFYTAGVSLAAAALAVSERLTVGIGVLPAVSRNAAVTAMEIATLCELAPGRVLPGIGHGVQAWMGQMGARPASPLTALDEVMTAVRRLLAGETVTVDGRYVTLDQVRLERPPTTVPPLLAGVRGPKSLALAGRVAGGVVLAEPASPTHVRRALEQAGHPDGFHVAAFSAMCVKHDRADAYRDMVPWLAMLLDDPNTELRALPFYDDLAALYADRGKDVLAAIPSDWWQEIGPIGTLDDAVAHIAALEEAGVHSVGLWPGPDPAAARDDLDDVIRLAHR, encoded by the coding sequence ATGTGCTTCCCCCGCACCTTCCCGCCCGCGCTCGTGCACGACTTCGCACGACTGCTCGACGACGGCGGCGCCGACGAGCTGTGGGTCATCGAGGACGTCTTCTACACCGCGGGCGTGAGCCTCGCGGCGGCGGCGCTCGCGGTGTCCGAACGGCTCACCGTCGGGATCGGTGTCCTGCCCGCGGTGTCGCGCAACGCCGCCGTCACGGCGATGGAGATCGCCACCCTGTGCGAGCTGGCGCCGGGTCGTGTGCTCCCCGGCATCGGGCACGGCGTGCAGGCGTGGATGGGCCAGATGGGCGCGCGTCCGGCGTCGCCGCTGACCGCGCTCGACGAGGTGATGACGGCCGTCCGCCGGCTGCTCGCCGGGGAGACGGTGACCGTCGACGGCCGGTACGTCACGCTCGACCAGGTACGACTCGAACGACCACCGACGACCGTGCCCCCGCTGCTCGCCGGGGTGCGCGGCCCGAAGTCGCTCGCGCTCGCCGGCCGGGTCGCCGGCGGGGTCGTGCTCGCCGAGCCGGCCAGCCCGACCCACGTACGCAGGGCACTGGAGCAGGCCGGACACCCGGACGGCTTCCACGTCGCGGCGTTCTCCGCGATGTGCGTCAAGCACGACCGCGCCGACGCGTACCGCGACATGGTCCCGTGGCTGGCCATGCTGCTCGACGACCCCAACACCGAGCTGCGGGCACTGCCGTTCTACGACGACCTCGCCGCGTTGTACGCCGACCGCGGCAAGGACGTCCTCGCCGCGATCCCGTCCGACTGGTGGCAGGAGATCGGGCCGATCGGCACGCTCGACGACGCCGTGGCGCACATCGCGGCGCTCGAGGAGGCGGGCGTGCACAGCGTCGGCCTGTGGCCAGGACCCGATCCGGCGGCGGCCCGCGACGACCTCGACGACGTCATCCGGCTCGCGCATCGCTGA